From Methanosarcina lacustris Z-7289, one genomic window encodes:
- the mutL gene encoding DNA mismatch repair endonuclease MutL: MEEQGNKIRILDRDTINKIAAGEVIERPASVVKELVDNSIDAGATEIRIEVETGGKHSILIRDNGCGMSRADALLSYKKHATSKLTRIEDLDTVSTMGFRGEALASITAISKVEILTRPKEEITGTKMVIHGGKVLETSDAGTAPGTSIHVKDLFYNTPARRKYLKSDRNELAHITDTIMRLALANPGISFTLLSEGKQIIRNTGSNDLFKSLVNLLGPDTARSMMPLEYRTEDFEIRGYISKPEAHRGGSDQLYVFVNTRPVTSRTISTAVREGYYTKVPKGRYPVAVLALTLDPGEVDVNVHPRKAEVRFSQEKEVGNAVVRAVEKVLSEHGLAPEVREKEGKRVQKTFEGSEPSGKIQAYDAPVTLPKKGEEGEIEKATRMGTGKEAGVQGEARVPESSRLLREKAEAYTYPIKDTEKRLKKSERLLDAERAGVPEVLKERNQGSKKEEEKAGEKAGEKANERIKEGEKANERIKEGEKVGEKVGEKVGEKVNERIKEGEKANERIKAGERQSQKPKQKANTDLLEDLRIIGQVSKMYILAEKGEGLVLIDQHAAHERVLYEQVLRTKKSRVQELIAPVVIELTPKEKVLMEEYIPYLEEYGFGISEFGNNTYVVTFVPEVFGRLEDTSVIHDVISDLLAEGKVKKDTGISEKVSKTLACRAAIKGGAACTPGQMEELIDQLKTAESPYSCPHGRPTVITFTKSELDRMFARIQ, encoded by the coding sequence ATGGAAGAGCAGGGAAATAAAATCCGGATTCTTGACAGGGACACGATAAATAAAATCGCAGCCGGAGAAGTAATAGAACGTCCGGCATCCGTTGTAAAGGAACTTGTGGATAACTCAATCGATGCCGGAGCAACGGAAATCCGCATAGAGGTAGAAACGGGGGGGAAACATTCCATCCTTATCCGGGACAACGGTTGCGGGATGAGCAGAGCCGATGCCCTCCTTTCATATAAAAAACACGCAACAAGCAAACTCACGCGGATCGAAGACCTGGATACAGTCTCCACAATGGGGTTCAGGGGAGAAGCTCTTGCTTCAATTACCGCCATTTCAAAAGTCGAAATCCTTACCCGCCCAAAAGAAGAGATTACCGGCACAAAGATGGTCATCCACGGAGGAAAGGTGCTGGAAACATCTGATGCAGGCACTGCGCCTGGAACTTCGATACACGTAAAAGACCTCTTCTACAACACACCTGCAAGGCGCAAATACCTGAAAAGCGACCGCAATGAACTTGCCCATATTACAGATACAATCATGAGGCTTGCCCTGGCAAATCCGGGAATTTCCTTTACCCTGCTCAGCGAAGGAAAGCAAATCATAAGAAATACGGGCTCAAACGACCTTTTCAAAAGCCTGGTCAACCTGCTGGGACCTGATACTGCACGTTCAATGATGCCCCTTGAGTACAGGACAGAAGACTTTGAAATCCGGGGATATATCTCAAAACCCGAAGCCCACAGGGGAGGAAGTGACCAGCTGTATGTTTTCGTAAACACACGCCCTGTCACTTCAAGAACTATCAGCACAGCTGTCCGCGAAGGCTATTATACAAAGGTCCCTAAAGGCCGCTATCCTGTGGCAGTGCTTGCCCTTACCCTCGATCCGGGAGAGGTGGATGTGAATGTACACCCCCGCAAAGCTGAAGTCAGGTTCAGCCAGGAAAAGGAGGTCGGAAATGCAGTCGTTCGTGCAGTTGAAAAGGTCCTCTCGGAACACGGGCTTGCCCCCGAGGTAAGGGAAAAAGAAGGGAAACGGGTTCAGAAAACCTTTGAGGGTTCAGAGCCATCAGGAAAAATTCAGGCATATGACGCCCCTGTAACTCTGCCGAAAAAAGGAGAGGAAGGGGAAATAGAGAAAGCAACCAGAATGGGAACTGGAAAGGAAGCAGGGGTTCAAGGGGAAGCCAGGGTCCCGGAGAGCAGCAGGCTCCTGAGAGAAAAAGCCGAAGCATACACTTACCCGATAAAGGATACGGAGAAGAGGCTGAAGAAATCTGAGCGCCTCCTGGATGCAGAAAGAGCAGGAGTCCCGGAAGTCCTGAAGGAAAGAAATCAGGGCAGTAAAAAGGAAGAGGAAAAGGCAGGGGAAAAGGCAGGGGAAAAGGCAAATGAAAGAATAAAGGAAGGGGAAAAGGCAAATGAAAGAATAAAGGAAGGGGAAAAGGTAGGGGAAAAGGTAGGGGAAAAGGTAGGGGAAAAGGTAAATGAAAGAATAAAGGAAGGGGAAAAAGCAAATGAAAGAATAAAGGCAGGGGAGAGGCAAAGCCAGAAGCCGAAGCAAAAAGCAAACACCGACCTTCTCGAAGACCTGCGGATCATAGGTCAGGTCTCTAAAATGTATATCCTTGCAGAAAAAGGGGAAGGCCTTGTGCTCATCGACCAGCATGCCGCCCATGAGCGGGTCCTTTACGAGCAGGTCCTGAGAACGAAAAAGTCCAGGGTGCAGGAACTGATTGCCCCTGTAGTGATAGAACTTACCCCGAAAGAAAAGGTACTCATGGAAGAATACATCCCTTACCTGGAGGAATACGGCTTTGGGATCTCGGAATTCGGGAACAATACCTATGTCGTTACCTTTGTGCCCGAGGTTTTCGGAAGACTTGAGGATACCAGCGTTATCCATGACGTGATATCTGACCTGCTGGCTGAAGGAAAGGTTAAAAAAGACACCGGGATCTCGGAAAAGGTTAGCAAGACCCTTGCCTGCAGAGCAGCAATCAAAGGAGGAGCAGCCTGCACCCCAGGGCAGATGGAAGAGCTGATAGACCAGCTCAAAACGGCTGAAAGTCCCTACTCCTGCCCACACGGGAGGCCAACAGTAATAACCTTTACAAAAAGTGAACTGGACCGAATGTTTGCAAGAATTCAATAA
- a CDS encoding DUF2283 domain-containing protein yields the protein MTEGVNSSPILIDFYDYDFENDSLLFNCKGLQYESSIDLGNIILDMDVDGRPMGFELLHVSRMFGVPKSAIKNFVKFGADISISEEFIEIKCTITVPLRNRKTEKIAVSQGINDINIPSAQIAMAY from the coding sequence ATGACAGAAGGAGTTAATTCTAGTCCAATTCTAATAGATTTTTATGATTACGATTTTGAGAACGATAGTCTTCTCTTTAATTGTAAGGGCTTACAATACGAATCTTCGATTGATTTGGGAAACATAATATTGGATATGGATGTAGATGGCAGACCTATGGGATTTGAACTACTTCATGTCTCAAGAATGTTTGGTGTACCAAAATCCGCGATTAAGAATTTCGTAAAATTCGGTGCAGATATTTCTATTTCAGAAGAATTTATTGAAATAAAATGTACTATCACTGTTCCTTTAAGAAATCGTAAGACGGAGAAGATAGCCGTTTCACAGGGAATCAATGATATAAACATTCCTTCTGCGCAAATAGCCATGGCTTATTAA
- a CDS encoding YggS family pyridoxal phosphate-dependent enzyme: MPVYENTKSILEKSGSTTLVCVTKTIEPERINEAIRAGVTIIGENRVQEYEDKRDDILPCEAHLIGHLQTNKVKKAVHLFDVIQSIDSLKVIRNIDMRARDIGKVQRVYLQVNIGNEPQKYGFRPDEIKNAITEIRSLRNVRVEGLMCIPPFVPPEQVRSYFIKMKALFDEMKQENRDNIDIRTLSMGMSGDYRIAIEGGATMIRVGSAIFGRRKY, from the coding sequence ATGCCAGTCTATGAAAATACAAAGTCAATCCTTGAGAAGAGTGGGAGCACAACACTGGTTTGCGTTACCAAGACGATTGAACCTGAACGGATAAACGAAGCCATTCGGGCCGGAGTCACTATTATTGGAGAGAACCGGGTTCAGGAGTACGAGGATAAACGTGATGATATACTGCCCTGTGAGGCACACCTTATAGGCCATCTGCAGACAAATAAAGTCAAAAAAGCCGTGCATCTATTTGATGTTATTCAGTCAATTGACTCCCTTAAGGTAATAAGGAATATTGACATGAGAGCCAGGGATATTGGCAAAGTACAGAGAGTCTATCTTCAGGTCAACATCGGCAACGAGCCACAAAAATACGGATTCAGACCTGATGAGATAAAAAACGCAATAACAGAGATCCGCTCTTTAAGGAATGTCCGTGTGGAAGGCCTCATGTGCATCCCTCCTTTCGTACCCCCTGAACAAGTCCGTTCCTATTTCATAAAAATGAAGGCCCTTTTTGATGAAATGAAGCAGGAAAACCGGGACAACATCGATATCAGGACACTATCTATGGGCATGTCCGGTGACTACAGGATTGCCATCGAGGGAGGAGCTACGATGATACGTGTGGGTTCTGCCATATTCGGGAGGAGGAAGTACTGA
- a CDS encoding cobalt-precorrin-7 (C(5))-methyltransferase: MIVVGVGVGPGMLTEEGIRAIRKASVVYGAKRALELAQEYITCEAKTIKDYKSLHILPADAVVLSTGDPMFSGLGKFAGEKDTVIPGISSMQAACARTRVNLTNLCAITAHGRDFEPAKAELIQELKNGRNIFLLPEEAFGSSEVAEILKELGLEADLYTCENLGYPEERIAKGTPDNPPIAETILYGLLIVQKR; the protein is encoded by the coding sequence ATGATTGTGGTAGGAGTCGGCGTCGGACCCGGCATGCTCACGGAAGAAGGGATAAGGGCGATAAGGAAGGCATCGGTGGTTTATGGGGCAAAAAGAGCCCTTGAGCTTGCCCAGGAATATATTACCTGCGAAGCAAAAACGATTAAAGACTATAAGTCGCTCCATATCCTGCCCGCAGATGCCGTTGTCCTGTCCACGGGAGACCCCATGTTTTCCGGGCTCGGGAAATTTGCAGGGGAAAAGGATACCGTGATTCCCGGAATCTCTTCAATGCAGGCAGCCTGTGCTCGTACAAGAGTAAACCTGACGAACCTCTGTGCAATAACAGCCCACGGCAGGGATTTTGAGCCTGCAAAAGCCGAGCTGATCCAGGAATTGAAGAACGGAAGAAATATATTTCTGCTGCCGGAAGAGGCATTTGGCTCCAGCGAGGTTGCGGAAATCCTTAAAGAACTTGGACTGGAAGCTGACCTTTATACCTGCGAAAACCTGGGTTATCCCGAAGAAAGGATCGCAAAAGGCACTCCTGATAACCCTCCGATTGCAGAAACAATTCTCTACGGCTTGCTTATCGTGCAGAAAAGATGA
- a CDS encoding matrixin family metalloprotease, whose amino-acid sequence MDFYVDLPKAGIRIASLFMAMLLAGMLIMPVASAHFLGYSAVDGMEIRYGGSTQYTTAQSHSFSKWNDLGKVNIAPDTTWTVEDLTYGDYYNSGDMAAGWYNHYPLVRDTIRFNEYIMNQYTANQKKHVALHELGHALGLDHSYSPNVMYADYSGRTELGTHDIQDYNTLYP is encoded by the coding sequence ATGGATTTTTATGTCGACCTGCCGAAAGCAGGAATTAGGATTGCTTCGCTGTTTATGGCGATGTTGCTGGCAGGCATGTTAATTATGCCGGTTGCAAGTGCACACTTCCTGGGCTATAGTGCCGTAGATGGGATGGAAATTCGCTATGGCGGAAGTACGCAATATACCACAGCTCAAAGTCATTCATTTAGTAAATGGAATGACCTTGGTAAAGTCAACATTGCACCAGATACTACCTGGACGGTTGAAGATCTCACTTATGGTGATTATTATAATTCGGGTGATATGGCGGCTGGGTGGTACAATCATTATCCACTTGTCAGAGATACAATTAGATTTAACGAATATATAATGAACCAGTACACAGCTAACCAAAAGAAACACGTTGCTTTACATGAACTGGGCCATGCATTAGGCCTTGATCATAGTTATTCTCCTAATGTGATGTATGCGGATTATTCTGGCAGAACAGAATTAGGAACACATGACATACAGGATTACAATACACTATATCCTTAA
- a CDS encoding A24 family peptidase C-terminal domain-containing protein, translating into MIEILKILFTMPFLLYACYTDLKARRVSNQVWKYMLASGSVFVIYDFYTGGIPYLKSLILSGVVVFISIYILFQLGAFGGGDAKGLIVLSILFPLYPVFLLSGELYPLLGLPPVGLFAFTVLENALLVTILVPLGMFCYNLLHFSPGMLKKPFYMFLGYRTEVSTLKNKKHLSLLEKFELDENGAVIRKFARTGLDFDANRKPELEEYVKKGLIEKEIWVTPGLPFMLSITAGFITAVVFGDLIFYAVFSFIMG; encoded by the coding sequence ATGATAGAAATCCTGAAAATCCTCTTCACCATGCCGTTTTTGCTCTATGCGTGTTATACCGACCTGAAGGCACGCAGAGTCTCAAATCAGGTGTGGAAATACATGCTTGCATCGGGTTCGGTATTTGTAATCTATGACTTTTATACTGGAGGGATTCCCTACCTTAAATCTCTTATTCTTTCTGGAGTTGTTGTTTTCATTTCAATTTACATCCTTTTCCAGCTTGGAGCCTTCGGGGGCGGGGATGCAAAAGGGCTGATAGTGCTTTCCATCTTATTTCCTCTCTATCCGGTTTTCCTGTTATCGGGAGAGCTTTATCCCCTGCTCGGGCTGCCTCCTGTAGGGCTCTTTGCTTTCACGGTGCTGGAAAATGCTCTTCTGGTAACGATACTCGTGCCTCTCGGGATGTTCTGCTACAACCTCCTGCATTTCTCGCCTGGTATGCTCAAAAAACCCTTCTACATGTTTCTTGGGTACAGGACTGAGGTATCCACTCTGAAAAATAAGAAACATCTGAGTCTGCTTGAAAAGTTCGAGCTTGACGAAAACGGCGCCGTTATCAGGAAGTTTGCACGGACAGGGCTCGATTTTGATGCAAACCGGAAGCCCGAACTTGAGGAATACGTAAAAAAAGGGCTTATTGAAAAGGAAATCTGGGTTACTCCGGGCCTGCCTTTCATGCTCTCAATTACAGCAGGCTTTATAACCGCAGTCGTTTTCGGGGATTTAATCTTTTACGCGGTCTTCAGCTTTATCATGGGCTGA
- a CDS encoding pentapeptide repeat-containing protein has product MALREAYEKARQHKLLIWVTIVFAVSFVLIALFLSYLVFTYPVNQVSQYGITNATEKANLINQYRTTSIQFIATLAQILGGIAVGIGIYFAWGNLTTAREGQITERFTRAVDQLGAIDQSGNPAIEIRLGGIYALERISNESEKDYWPIMEILTAYVRKNSPVEKEAIKVTDVNNQNKISLDIQAIITVIRRRKHSINSGEFDYLDLQRTNLREAYIREANLEGANLEGALLAGANLEKAILMGANFEGAKLGGAKLGGANFEGANFEGANLVFANLEGALLAGANLGEAIFRVANLGLTDLPKANLRGANLEEADLFRANLEGAILYRANLKGTILKEATLVGADFRWANLEGARNLSFDQLSKVKTLYNAKLDEELLIPLKEKYPVLFEKPDE; this is encoded by the coding sequence ATGGCATTAAGGGAAGCATATGAGAAGGCAAGACAACATAAATTATTGATATGGGTTACTATTGTTTTTGCTGTTTCTTTTGTACTTATTGCCTTATTCCTTAGTTATTTAGTATTCACATATCCTGTAAATCAAGTCTCTCAATATGGAATAACTAACGCAACAGAAAAAGCTAATTTAATTAATCAATATCGTACAACTTCAATTCAATTCATTGCTACATTAGCCCAAATATTAGGTGGCATTGCTGTCGGGATTGGAATTTATTTCGCTTGGGGAAATCTTACAACTGCTAGGGAAGGTCAGATAACTGAACGTTTTACTCGGGCTGTAGATCAATTAGGAGCTATTGATCAATCAGGAAATCCAGCAATAGAGATTCGATTGGGTGGAATATATGCTCTTGAGAGAATCTCAAACGAATCTGAGAAAGACTACTGGCCAATTATGGAAATTTTAACGGCCTACGTTAGAAAAAATTCACCTGTTGAAAAAGAGGCTATAAAAGTTACAGATGTTAATAACCAAAATAAGATATCTTTGGATATTCAAGCAATTATTACTGTGATTAGGAGACGCAAGCATTCCATTAATTCTGGAGAGTTCGACTATTTAGATCTTCAAAGAACTAATCTACGAGAGGCATATATTAGAGAGGCTAATCTTGAAGGGGCTAACCTTGAAGGAGCTCTCCTTGCAGGGGCTAACCTTGAAAAAGCCATCCTTATGGGAGCTAACTTTGAAGGGGCTAAACTTGGAGGGGCTAAACTTGGTGGGGCTAACTTTGAAGGGGCTAACTTTGAAGGAGCTAACCTTGTATTTGCTAACCTTGAAGGAGCTCTCCTTGCAGGGGCTAACCTTGGAGAAGCTATTTTTCGAGTGGCTAACCTTGGATTGACTGATCTTCCAAAGGCTAACCTTCGAGGAGCTAACCTTGAAGAGGCTGACCTTTTCAGGGCTAACCTTGAAGGGGCTATCCTTTACAGGGCTAATCTTAAAGGGACTATCCTTAAAGAAGCTACCCTCGTAGGGGCTGACTTTCGATGGGCTAACCTTGAAGGAGCTCGCAATTTATCTTTTGACCAGCTTTCTAAAGTAAAAACACTTTATAATGCAAAATTAGACGAAGAGCTCCTCATACCACTAAAAGAAAAATATCCTGTTCTTTTTGAAAAACCTGATGAATAA
- a CDS encoding DUF2254 family protein: MLKNMYKDYTKKYRSLPYVLILILVFIVTYFISRPFFGVYIGFYTSDIESARYLLSTLIQSEAAILAIVVTLSLVAVQQTASSYSTRVIEVFKSINSNPDFYILIGIYFSAIIYEMWVLKQLNADNFGNIANFKHSLFSSFEAHIWICYAFGIFSLLSLFPYIQNTLDLLKPLNMIEQISKNISQETIESFVSTRMKISDDISKIISKETTESAVYTGIKEGNLFSKITLQKEIKLFDDVGIEEDIPLSTERPEEEREIKKSIVASFQHQDHTKNSLIAHESLELNGNSDDNPIQQILDIWISSQIKHDFTTSKYGLYKLLNCIETFTEDKISLKFHTGIVRSFEEFAIFSIILKDIDSSYSFIHYLEKTGIKAVEQKIEPVVNIVLNSLNDISIVATEQKMEDIAIWAALSIKNIGIKYLNEDPINRTSNEDPFNVIVAGIEMNLRFIGKNAAELKLEKETLFIAKFLRDIGKESINNKLIFETRQSIKYLEEIGRWSIRQELEEPITMIGILLDELGVKALILDPGESASKQELKEFEILITVCSNFIGNFGKLAVEKNFEYTAKNAVITLRNIGVYVAQRRFILGTTASLSSIKSIGIMLAEQGIDHAVETAVLSLREIGEISIKNNMNDQAIKALSLIDEFIDFSVRKNMGNSIKSIVLSFKSFGRIAIQKNLIHIINGIIISLENIGTIAAKQKMDIVVKNSIHVLRNIADLSINSKNEKNTLKTLQSIDNIGNLSVINKLEYSTEEAAISIREIGSKAIQVKLTQIAYQSKSSLENILSIACDTKLFNHSIILESLEELSDMINAYDDTHFPQMYTDVSLIFRFARYS; encoded by the coding sequence ATGTTAAAAAATATGTATAAGGATTATACAAAAAAATACAGATCCTTGCCTTACGTTCTAATCCTTATATTAGTGTTTATAGTTACATATTTTATTTCAAGACCCTTTTTTGGAGTTTATATTGGTTTTTATACATCTGACATTGAGAGTGCTAGATATCTACTTAGTACCCTTATACAAAGCGAAGCAGCTATTCTCGCAATTGTTGTCACATTAAGTTTAGTTGCAGTACAACAAACAGCCTCATCTTATTCGACAAGAGTAATTGAAGTATTTAAAAGCATTAATAGCAATCCTGACTTTTATATATTAATAGGAATTTATTTCTCTGCCATTATTTATGAGATGTGGGTGCTAAAGCAGTTAAATGCTGATAACTTTGGGAATATAGCGAATTTTAAACATAGTTTATTTAGTTCTTTCGAAGCACACATTTGGATTTGTTATGCTTTTGGAATTTTTTCACTGCTTTCACTATTCCCATATATTCAGAACACCCTTGATTTATTAAAACCTTTAAACATGATTGAGCAGATATCTAAAAATATATCACAAGAAACTATTGAATCATTTGTCTCTACAAGAATGAAAATAAGTGACGACATTTCGAAAATAATATCGAAAGAAACAACTGAATCAGCGGTCTATACAGGAATTAAGGAAGGTAATCTCTTTTCTAAAATTACACTACAAAAAGAAATTAAACTATTCGACGATGTAGGAATTGAGGAAGATATTCCCTTATCAACTGAGAGACCTGAAGAAGAAAGAGAAATCAAGAAAAGTATTGTTGCTTCGTTTCAGCATCAAGATCATACAAAAAACTCATTAATAGCACATGAATCATTAGAATTGAATGGAAACTCTGATGACAATCCAATACAACAAATATTAGATATCTGGATAAGCTCCCAAATAAAACACGATTTTACGACATCCAAATATGGACTTTATAAACTTTTAAATTGCATTGAGACTTTTACTGAAGACAAAATTTCTTTAAAATTCCATACCGGAATAGTAAGATCTTTTGAAGAGTTTGCGATATTTTCTATAATTTTAAAAGATATTGACTCCTCTTACTCATTTATACATTACTTGGAAAAAACTGGAATTAAAGCAGTTGAACAAAAAATTGAACCTGTAGTAAATATTGTGTTGAATTCTCTAAATGATATTTCTATAGTAGCCACTGAACAGAAAATGGAAGATATAGCAATATGGGCGGCATTGTCTATAAAAAATATTGGGATCAAATATCTTAATGAAGATCCAATTAATAGAACTTCTAATGAAGATCCATTTAATGTTATCGTGGCTGGGATAGAAATGAATCTTCGTTTTATTGGGAAAAATGCAGCTGAACTAAAATTGGAAAAAGAAACACTGTTCATAGCAAAGTTTCTAAGAGATATTGGTAAGGAATCAATAAATAATAAATTAATATTTGAGACTCGTCAATCTATTAAATATCTTGAGGAAATTGGGAGATGGTCAATAAGGCAAGAGCTTGAAGAACCAATAACTATGATTGGAATACTTTTAGATGAACTTGGAGTTAAAGCTCTAATATTAGATCCTGGGGAAAGTGCTTCCAAACAGGAATTAAAAGAGTTTGAGATTTTGATAACTGTTTGCTCAAATTTTATTGGAAATTTTGGAAAACTTGCGGTTGAAAAGAATTTTGAATATACAGCAAAAAACGCAGTGATTACATTAAGAAATATTGGAGTTTACGTAGCCCAGAGAAGGTTCATACTTGGAACCACTGCATCATTATCTTCCATAAAAAGTATAGGAATAATGTTGGCTGAACAGGGGATAGATCATGCAGTAGAGACAGCAGTATTGTCTCTGAGGGAAATCGGAGAAATATCAATTAAGAACAATATGAATGATCAAGCAATCAAAGCTTTGTCCTTAATTGATGAATTTATAGATTTTTCAGTTAGAAAAAACATGGGGAATTCAATAAAAAGCATAGTGTTATCTTTTAAAAGTTTTGGAAGGATTGCAATTCAAAAAAATCTAATACATATAATAAATGGAATAATAATTTCCTTAGAAAATATTGGAACAATAGCTGCAAAACAAAAAATGGATATTGTTGTAAAAAACAGCATTCACGTTTTAAGAAATATTGCAGATTTATCTATTAATTCAAAAAATGAAAAGAATACCTTAAAAACACTTCAATCAATCGACAATATTGGCAATTTATCTGTCATTAATAAACTTGAATACTCAACTGAAGAGGCTGCTATTTCAATAAGAGAAATTGGATCAAAAGCAATTCAAGTAAAATTAACTCAAATTGCTTATCAATCGAAATCGTCATTAGAGAATATTTTATCAATAGCATGTGATACTAAATTATTCAATCATTCCATAATACTCGAAAGTTTAGAGGAACTTAGCGATATGATAAATGCATATGATGACACTCACTTTCCGCAGATGTACACAGATGTATCATTAATTTTCCGATTTGCCCGATATTCTTAA
- a CDS encoding cobalt-precorrin-5B (C(1))-methyltransferase: protein MIDPVNNFKIPEEWIARTGLPREELEKNVASGMIVVLSDGSVLKRGYTTGTTASAAAKAAVLSLKKTVESVSVPTPVGLRAYLEVSELSPGRAVVKKIFNDHESDITRGLEFVGEAREAEGISIFGGKGIGVVRRDGLQVSKGNPAINPKPMEQIRAAVQEAVEELGLQGAEVTISIPEGERIGKETLNSRIGVEGGISVLGSTGFVEPWNDHLGETKGDLIRCTDRVVLTTGRIGMRYSHMLFPDYTVVMVGSRISEGLDNASGEVIICGLPGLVLKWGNPKMLQDSGYVTVVEMLEMAPEHERLKEAFEMAVEKGKGAKIVVIDRDGSVLMDSKSEKKSETKK, encoded by the coding sequence ATGATAGATCCTGTTAACAATTTCAAGATCCCTGAAGAATGGATTGCCCGTACAGGGCTGCCCAGGGAAGAGCTTGAAAAAAACGTGGCATCCGGGATGATCGTAGTCTTGAGTGACGGGTCCGTACTCAAGAGAGGATATACCACAGGAACTACAGCCAGTGCCGCTGCAAAAGCCGCTGTCCTTTCCCTTAAAAAAACAGTTGAGAGTGTATCCGTTCCCACCCCGGTAGGACTGAGAGCCTACCTTGAAGTCAGCGAGTTATCTCCAGGGCGTGCAGTTGTAAAGAAGATATTTAACGACCACGAATCCGATATTACCCGGGGGCTTGAATTTGTTGGCGAAGCCAGGGAAGCCGAGGGCATCAGTATCTTCGGCGGAAAGGGCATAGGGGTTGTAAGAAGGGACGGGCTTCAGGTCTCGAAAGGCAACCCGGCCATCAACCCAAAACCCATGGAACAGATCCGGGCTGCAGTGCAGGAAGCTGTAGAGGAACTGGGTTTGCAGGGTGCTGAGGTCACGATTTCGATCCCTGAAGGGGAAAGGATAGGAAAAGAGACTCTGAACAGCAGGATAGGAGTCGAAGGCGGGATTTCGGTCCTCGGGAGCACAGGCTTTGTTGAGCCCTGGAACGACCACCTGGGAGAGACGAAAGGAGACCTTATCCGCTGCACGGATAGAGTGGTGCTGACTACGGGCCGAATAGGAATGCGTTATTCTCACATGCTCTTCCCTGACTACACTGTTGTTATGGTCGGGAGCAGGATTTCGGAAGGGCTTGATAACGCTTCAGGCGAGGTCATTATCTGCGGGCTTCCGGGCCTTGTCCTGAAATGGGGAAACCCTAAGATGCTTCAGGACAGCGGGTATGTAACCGTTGTTGAGATGCTTGAAATGGCTCCTGAACACGAGCGCCTGAAAGAAGCTTTTGAGATGGCGGTTGAGAAAGGTAAGGGCGCAAAAATCGTTGTAATCGACAGGGATGGGTCTGTCCTTATGGACAGCAAAAGTGAGAAGAAAAGTGAGACGAAAAAGTGA